In the genome of Nitrospira japonica, one region contains:
- a CDS encoding DUF4112 domain-containing protein, protein MVAAAEALATLLDSSVKIPGTPWYLGLDPIIGLIPGIGDLLANLIGLTIVGLAARLHVPRIVLARMGLNLLINGAVGSIPVAGDLFSVWFRSHARNARLLRAAATSPSRPTGGDWLYVGSIIGIMFILLALAIALVVWSLVMIWHAVAG, encoded by the coding sequence ATGGTTGCGGCCGCCGAGGCCCTCGCCACCTTGCTCGATTCGTCCGTGAAGATTCCCGGCACTCCGTGGTATCTCGGCCTGGATCCGATCATCGGACTGATTCCCGGCATCGGCGATCTGCTCGCCAATCTGATCGGCCTCACAATTGTGGGGCTCGCGGCGCGGCTTCACGTGCCGCGCATCGTCCTGGCCAGGATGGGGCTTAATCTGTTGATCAACGGGGCCGTGGGCTCGATTCCGGTAGCGGGAGATCTTTTCTCGGTCTGGTTCCGCAGCCATGCCAGAAATGCCCGCTTGTTGAGGGCCGCGGCGACCAGCCCATCACGGCCCACCGGAGGCGACTGGCTTTATGTGGGCTCCATCATCGGAATCATGTTCATATTGTTGGCCCTTGCCATCGCCTTGGTGGTGTGGTCTCTCGTGATGATCTGGCATGCCGTTGCGGGATAG
- the msrB gene encoding peptide-methionine (R)-S-oxide reductase MsrB, producing the protein MPQKIEIGPIVKVVKTDEEWKKLLPGDAYRVLRHEDTERPFVNPLHENHEAGIYYCAGCQLPLFSSDHKFDSGTGWPSFWQPIDPKVIETTTDFKLVFPRTEIHCARCEGHQGHVFKDGPKPTGLRYCINGVALKFVAS; encoded by the coding sequence ATGCCCCAGAAGATCGAGATAGGACCGATCGTTAAAGTCGTCAAAACGGATGAGGAATGGAAAAAGCTGTTACCGGGAGACGCCTATCGGGTGCTTCGGCATGAAGATACCGAACGGCCCTTCGTCAATCCGTTGCATGAAAACCATGAGGCCGGCATTTACTATTGCGCCGGTTGCCAACTGCCGTTGTTCTCTTCCGATCATAAATTCGACAGCGGCACCGGCTGGCCGAGTTTCTGGCAACCGATCGACCCGAAAGTGATCGAGACCACGACCGATTTTAAGTTGGTCTTCCCCCGCACCGAAATCCATTGTGCGCGTTGCGAGGGCCATCAGGGCCACGTCTTCAAAGACGGCCCCAAGCCAACCGGCTTGCGCTACTGCATCAACGGGGTCGCGCTCAAGTTCGTCGCCTCTTGA
- the lon gene encoding endopeptidase La, with amino-acid sequence MTNTTLTLTLPVLPIKRTVLFPGILMPVTVGRERSVAAVNASLKTEEKMILVVAQRDPSTENPGFEDLYTIGTKAIVKQVATAEDGTIHALVQGIERVALLKVDQTVPFLRVQVRRLELTTDQDREVQALQRAVQELLTDLPRVIQAPGIEEAAAAFRKEENPATLAYRVASLLNLTVKEEQNLLESSSTIELLRSLYAALSKEIQILQLRDKIASDAQAKIGKSQREYILREQLKAIQQELGEGEGDESELGELKKRIQEAELPEHVRKEVDRELARLAKVPSSSPDHQVLRTYLELVLELPWSKVSEERLDLAKVRQVLEEDHYGIKEVKERIVEHLAVLKLNPTAKAPILCLVGPPGVGKTSLGQSIARAMGRTFERFSLGGIHDEAELRGHRRTYVGALPGRIIQAMRRAGVKNPVLMLDEVDKMGRDFRGDPAAALLEILDPAQNHTFRDHYLDLPFDLSQVFFITTANTLDTISQPLLDRMEIIRVQGYSEREKAEIARRYLWPRRLKEAGLDPEQVKLPDDVLDHVIARYTREAGVRQLEQMLGRLTRKVALTFADLPADVQREPVTVEASVLPEWLGSERFMPEEARKNIPIGVATGLAWTPTGGDVLYIETTLLPGSHELTLTGQLGDVMQESARAARSYLWSHAEGMGLDISRFKRNGVHVHVPSGAIPKDGPSAGITMATALASSYVGKPVRSDTAMTGEISLSGLVLPVGGIKEKVLAAHRAGIKRIILPKANEKDLKEVPQEVRDDLTVIPVERIEEVLPAAFDRESTSQADGLTDQSLPSSARARE; translated from the coding sequence ATGACGAATACGACCTTGACCCTGACGTTGCCCGTTCTCCCGATCAAGCGGACTGTCTTATTCCCTGGAATCCTCATGCCGGTGACTGTGGGGCGCGAGCGGTCCGTCGCAGCGGTCAATGCCTCGCTGAAGACTGAAGAGAAGATGATCCTTGTGGTCGCCCAACGCGATCCATCGACCGAGAACCCCGGATTTGAAGATCTCTATACCATCGGGACCAAAGCCATTGTAAAACAGGTCGCCACTGCCGAGGACGGGACCATTCACGCTCTCGTCCAGGGCATCGAACGGGTGGCCTTGCTCAAGGTCGACCAGACCGTTCCCTTCCTGCGCGTCCAGGTACGCCGCCTGGAACTGACGACCGATCAGGATCGTGAGGTGCAGGCCCTTCAGCGCGCCGTTCAGGAATTGCTCACGGATCTGCCGCGGGTGATTCAAGCTCCGGGAATCGAAGAAGCCGCGGCGGCCTTCCGCAAGGAGGAAAATCCGGCGACGCTGGCCTATCGCGTCGCTTCGCTGCTGAATCTGACCGTCAAGGAAGAGCAGAACTTGTTGGAAAGTTCTTCGACGATCGAACTGCTCCGCTCACTCTATGCCGCCCTTTCGAAGGAAATCCAAATCCTGCAATTGCGGGACAAGATTGCGAGCGATGCACAGGCCAAGATCGGCAAGAGTCAGCGCGAGTACATTCTTCGGGAGCAGCTGAAGGCCATCCAACAGGAACTTGGCGAGGGCGAAGGGGACGAGAGTGAATTGGGCGAGCTCAAGAAGCGGATCCAGGAGGCGGAGCTTCCCGAACACGTCCGAAAGGAAGTCGATCGCGAACTGGCCCGTCTGGCCAAGGTGCCCTCCTCGTCTCCGGATCATCAGGTGCTCCGAACGTATCTGGAACTCGTACTGGAACTGCCATGGAGCAAAGTTTCAGAAGAGCGCCTCGACCTTGCAAAGGTCCGGCAGGTTCTGGAAGAAGACCATTACGGTATCAAGGAGGTCAAGGAGCGGATCGTCGAGCATCTGGCGGTATTGAAACTCAATCCGACCGCCAAAGCTCCCATTCTGTGTCTGGTGGGACCTCCGGGTGTCGGTAAGACGAGCTTGGGCCAATCGATCGCGCGCGCCATGGGGCGCACTTTCGAACGGTTCAGTTTGGGCGGTATTCACGATGAAGCGGAGCTGCGCGGCCATCGCCGGACCTACGTGGGCGCGCTGCCCGGGCGGATCATTCAGGCGATGCGTCGTGCCGGCGTCAAGAATCCGGTGCTGATGCTCGACGAGGTCGACAAAATGGGGCGCGATTTCCGGGGCGATCCGGCTGCGGCTCTGTTGGAGATTCTTGATCCGGCTCAGAATCATACGTTTCGCGATCACTATCTGGACTTGCCGTTCGATCTGTCCCAGGTGTTCTTCATCACGACGGCAAATACGCTGGATACCATCAGCCAGCCGTTGCTCGATCGCATGGAGATCATCAGAGTCCAGGGCTACAGCGAACGCGAGAAGGCAGAAATCGCCCGCCGCTATCTGTGGCCACGGCGGCTCAAGGAAGCCGGGCTCGATCCGGAGCAGGTCAAGTTGCCGGATGACGTGCTGGATCATGTCATCGCGCGCTATACGAGAGAAGCCGGAGTGCGTCAATTGGAACAGATGCTCGGACGGCTCACCCGAAAAGTCGCGCTGACGTTCGCCGATCTGCCGGCCGATGTGCAGCGTGAACCGGTCACGGTGGAAGCATCCGTACTGCCAGAGTGGCTGGGGTCGGAACGGTTCATGCCGGAGGAAGCCCGGAAGAATATTCCCATCGGGGTGGCGACGGGTCTGGCCTGGACGCCGACGGGCGGCGACGTGCTCTACATCGAAACGACGCTGTTGCCTGGCAGCCATGAATTGACCTTGACCGGCCAGTTGGGGGACGTCATGCAGGAATCGGCTCGCGCCGCCCGCAGCTACCTCTGGTCGCACGCAGAAGGGATGGGGCTCGACATCTCCCGATTTAAGCGAAACGGCGTGCACGTACACGTGCCTTCAGGAGCCATTCCGAAGGACGGTCCCTCGGCCGGTATTACGATGGCGACCGCGCTGGCCTCATCCTACGTAGGCAAACCGGTGCGGAGCGACACGGCCATGACCGGGGAAATCAGTCTCAGTGGATTGGTGTTGCCGGTCGGAGGCATCAAGGAAAAGGTGTTGGCGGCGCATCGAGCCGGCATCAAGAGAATCATTCTTCCGAAGGCCAATGAGAAGGATCTGAAAGAGGTTCCCCAAGAAGTTCGGGACGATCTGACGGTCATTCCGGTCGAGCGGATTGAAGAAGTGCTGCCGGCTGCGTTCGACCGTGAATCGACCTCCCAGGCGGATGGCCTGACAGACCAATCCCTTCCGTCCTCTGCAAGGGCAAGGGAGTGA
- a CDS encoding THUMP domain-containing class I SAM-dependent RNA methyltransferase has translation MDNIKQRFFAPCPRGLETILQRELDALGIASAEVTQGGVSFTGHWNALYHVNLESRVANRVLLELGHARYRTEADVYRAAYALDWPAWFDPGRTIRVKVSARHCPLASLNFVTLRIKDALCDKFMAACRRRPSVDTQQPDVRIDAFLDAESVTFYLDTSGEPLFKRGYRFAQIEAPIRENLAAGMVLLSGWTPDQPFVDPMCGGGTIPLEAALIARRIAPGLRRVFAFERLRLHTPDRWNAIRAAAEARQLAASPQPIYASDRDEQAIQIAKRLFHAARMIQDIDVKVKQEDFLKLDPPAPRGVMVANPPYGVRLGHSEQSAILYAGIGNRLKQQWAGWQVHIFTGDPKLKESIGLLPSRRIPLYNGPLECRLYEFKIVEGSMRKHARSANLHG, from the coding sequence ATGGATAACATAAAACAGCGCTTCTTTGCACCTTGCCCCCGGGGTCTCGAAACAATCTTGCAGCGTGAACTTGATGCACTCGGGATCGCGTCGGCGGAAGTGACTCAAGGCGGAGTTTCGTTCACAGGCCATTGGAACGCACTGTATCACGTAAATCTGGAAAGCCGTGTCGCCAACCGCGTGCTGTTGGAACTAGGACATGCGCGCTATCGAACCGAAGCCGATGTCTATCGCGCAGCCTATGCGCTGGATTGGCCGGCTTGGTTCGATCCGGGCCGCACGATCCGGGTAAAGGTCAGCGCCCGCCATTGTCCGCTCGCCAGCCTGAACTTTGTCACGCTCCGCATCAAGGACGCCCTGTGCGACAAGTTCATGGCCGCATGTCGACGCAGGCCGAGCGTCGATACGCAGCAACCCGACGTCAGAATTGACGCGTTTCTCGATGCGGAGTCCGTCACGTTCTACCTCGATACTTCAGGAGAACCCTTGTTCAAACGAGGTTATCGATTTGCGCAAATTGAGGCGCCCATACGGGAGAACCTGGCGGCAGGCATGGTCCTGCTGAGCGGTTGGACGCCGGATCAGCCGTTCGTGGATCCCATGTGCGGAGGCGGGACGATCCCCCTGGAGGCCGCACTCATCGCGAGACGAATTGCCCCCGGCCTGCGGCGCGTGTTCGCGTTCGAACGGCTTCGGCTTCACACTCCTGATCGATGGAACGCGATTCGTGCGGCGGCAGAAGCTCGGCAGCTGGCAGCCTCGCCTCAACCCATTTATGCCTCCGACAGGGATGAACAGGCCATTCAGATTGCGAAACGCCTTTTTCACGCCGCCCGGATGATCCAGGACATCGATGTCAAAGTGAAACAAGAGGACTTCTTGAAGCTCGACCCTCCGGCCCCCCGTGGAGTCATGGTCGCCAATCCTCCGTACGGGGTCCGGCTCGGTCATTCCGAGCAATCGGCGATCTTGTATGCCGGGATCGGAAACCGGCTCAAGCAGCAATGGGCAGGGTGGCAAGTTCATATCTTTACCGGTGATCCGAAGTTGAAAGAGTCGATCGGGCTGCTCCCTTCCCGGCGCATCCCTCTATATAATGGACCGCTCGAGTGCCGGTTGTACGAATTCAAGATCGTCGAAGGCTCAATGAGAAAGCATGCACGATCAGCCAATCTTCATGGGTAA
- a CDS encoding NUDIX hydrolase, which translates to MNFCSACGNPVSQKIPEGDNMVRFVCATCTVIHYHNPKIVAGCIPEWNDRILLCRRAIEPKSGLWTFPAGFMEIGESTEQAAIRETAEEAQAEVALTSLHSVLSLPHIGQVYLVFIGKMRTERFGAGTESLDVRLFHPSEIPWDQIAFTVVREALRRYVDDLAKGEMTLHVASIPGSLAKPRLEDDRS; encoded by the coding sequence ATGAACTTCTGTAGCGCCTGCGGGAACCCCGTCTCCCAGAAGATTCCGGAGGGAGACAACATGGTGAGGTTCGTCTGCGCCACCTGCACCGTCATCCATTATCATAATCCGAAGATTGTCGCAGGCTGCATCCCGGAATGGAACGATCGGATCCTGCTCTGCCGGCGGGCAATTGAGCCCAAGTCAGGCCTCTGGACCTTTCCCGCCGGCTTCATGGAGATCGGCGAAAGTACGGAGCAGGCGGCCATTCGGGAAACGGCAGAAGAAGCCCAAGCGGAAGTGGCTCTCACCTCGCTCCATTCGGTACTCAGTCTGCCGCACATCGGCCAGGTATATCTCGTTTTCATCGGGAAGATGCGAACGGAGCGCTTCGGAGCCGGAACGGAAAGTCTCGACGTGCGGCTGTTTCACCCGTCGGAGATTCCCTGGGATCAGATTGCGTTTACGGTCGTCAGGGAAGCGTTGCGTCGCTACGTCGACGACCTGGCCAAAGGCGAGATGACTCTTCACGTCGCCTCGATTCCCGGCTCCTTGGCCAAACCGAGATTGGAGGACGACCGCTCATAG
- a CDS encoding type II toxin-antitoxin system RelE family toxin, producing the protein MPWYRLSFQLPVVDDLASIEMPVAQRLFEKTKWIASNVDNLRHEPAAQDLPDLCKYAVGEWRIFYALDRAEQLVDIHAIIHRSSLPL; encoded by the coding sequence ATGCCCTGGTATCGTCTGTCGTTCCAACTGCCGGTGGTCGACGATCTCGCATCGATTGAGATGCCGGTTGCCCAGCGCTTGTTCGAAAAGACCAAGTGGATCGCTTCAAACGTGGACAACCTGCGGCATGAGCCGGCGGCCCAGGATCTTCCCGATCTCTGCAAGTACGCGGTGGGCGAATGGCGGATATTTTATGCGCTCGACCGCGCGGAGCAACTGGTCGACATCCACGCGATCATACACAGATCCTCGCTACCGCTATGA
- a CDS encoding PilZ domain-containing protein, whose product MVTRKFKRYPVSLNSTLVHKDQFRHKGAIRDLSAKGCRVDSLLTPFTGMQVTLLLHVPGEAAPITIENAAIRWCGSQGIGMEFLILTKPDETRLSRMIQQLEAGAVPR is encoded by the coding sequence ATGGTGACGCGCAAGTTCAAACGATACCCTGTTTCATTAAACAGCACGCTCGTTCACAAAGATCAGTTTCGCCACAAGGGAGCAATCCGTGACCTTTCGGCAAAGGGCTGTCGAGTCGATAGTCTATTGACCCCCTTCACCGGGATGCAGGTCACGCTACTTCTGCATGTGCCGGGTGAGGCGGCTCCGATCACAATCGAAAATGCCGCCATCCGGTGGTGCGGATCGCAAGGCATCGGTATGGAGTTCCTCATCCTCACCAAGCCGGATGAGACCCGCCTCAGCCGCATGATTCAACAGCTCGAGGCCGGTGCCGTTCCTCGGTGA
- a CDS encoding A/G-specific adenine glycosylase has translation MIRRTTPARSRKAVNRRPKLTRSLKRRFQLRLLKWYAANGRDLPWRNTADPYHILVSEVMLQQTQVDRVIPKYHEFLDRYPSFQHLAEAPVGEVKTTWYPLGYNIRPERLHSIACETVARYGGKLPSTEEDLLSFKGIGRYTAGAIRSFAFNEDAPILDTNVMRVLHRVFIAKGDPKASKSILWALSETLIPKGRGYDFNQALMDFGATCCTSRNPSCRPCPMKSICKTYPFGAGRTKPL, from the coding sequence ATGATTCGCCGCACGACGCCCGCACGATCACGAAAAGCCGTCAATCGAAGGCCGAAGCTCACCCGCAGCCTTAAACGTCGATTCCAGCTCAGACTCTTGAAGTGGTATGCGGCGAACGGAAGAGACTTGCCCTGGCGTAACACGGCGGATCCTTATCATATTCTCGTGTCGGAGGTCATGCTGCAACAGACCCAGGTCGATCGGGTGATTCCCAAGTATCATGAATTCCTCGACCGCTATCCCAGCTTCCAGCATCTCGCCGAAGCTCCGGTCGGGGAGGTCAAGACGACGTGGTACCCACTGGGATACAACATTAGACCGGAACGGCTGCACAGCATCGCATGTGAAACGGTTGCCCGATATGGCGGCAAACTGCCGAGTACGGAGGAAGACCTGCTGTCCTTCAAGGGCATCGGGCGATATACGGCCGGAGCGATCAGGTCGTTTGCATTCAACGAAGATGCACCGATCCTCGACACCAACGTCATGCGCGTCCTTCACCGGGTGTTCATCGCCAAGGGGGACCCTAAAGCCAGTAAGTCGATACTCTGGGCTTTGTCGGAGACACTGATTCCGAAGGGCAGGGGTTACGATTTCAACCAAGCCTTGATGGACTTCGGCGCGACCTGTTGTACATCGAGAAATCCATCATGCCGACCGTGTCCGATGAAGTCGATTTGTAAGACCTATCCGTTCGGTGCGGGCAGGACCAAGCCCCTATGA
- the mutT gene encoding 8-oxo-dGTP diphosphatase MutT, with amino-acid sequence MKLVEVAAGLIYEDGRYLIAKRKAGVHLGGLWEFPGGKREEGETLEDCLRRELLEELDIRIDIPIPFRIIRHDYPEKTVELHFFRCAIETGRPSPVDCAELRWVLPSELSEYEFPPADRPIIDALQYQTAGQRL; translated from the coding sequence ATGAAGCTTGTCGAAGTGGCAGCAGGCCTGATCTACGAGGACGGCCGGTATTTGATCGCCAAACGCAAGGCCGGAGTCCATCTGGGCGGCCTGTGGGAATTTCCCGGCGGTAAGCGTGAGGAAGGGGAAACCCTCGAGGACTGTCTGAGAAGGGAGCTTCTGGAGGAGTTGGACATTCGCATCGACATTCCCATTCCCTTCCGGATCATCAGACACGATTATCCGGAGAAAACCGTCGAACTGCATTTCTTTCGATGCGCGATCGAAACGGGCCGTCCTTCGCCAGTCGATTGCGCCGAGCTTCGCTGGGTTCTTCCATCCGAACTCAGCGAATACGAGTTTCCCCCGGCCGACCGGCCGATCATTGATGCACTGCAATATCAGACGGCTGGACAGCGCTTATGA
- a CDS encoding 3'-5' exonuclease → MKVVLDIETIQAPREEWERLLGKPPSQVDPAQASDEMDLFTAGAAAERRRIEDEQYAKSAFDGTFSAIVCIGLLEFSDQLEPRGAVAWYGSNEQELLRQFWSRVAQARPSLFITHNGLGFDLPFIKKRSIIHQVKPAFDVNLAKFRTDPVYDTMAIWSNWDQRGWVKLDVLARALNVETKSGSGDQVAQMWEKGQGQELALYCLQDTFVTYACYCRMNFRQPLSREVVLLQPELIDVR, encoded by the coding sequence ATGAAGGTCGTTCTGGACATCGAAACCATACAGGCGCCCCGGGAGGAATGGGAACGGCTGCTTGGCAAACCACCGTCTCAGGTTGACCCGGCTCAGGCATCCGACGAAATGGACCTGTTCACCGCCGGTGCGGCGGCAGAGCGGCGGCGTATCGAGGACGAACAGTACGCGAAGTCTGCTTTCGATGGGACCTTCAGCGCAATCGTATGTATCGGGTTGCTGGAATTTTCCGATCAGTTGGAGCCCCGGGGGGCCGTGGCCTGGTACGGGAGCAATGAACAGGAGCTGCTTCGCCAGTTTTGGTCGCGCGTGGCGCAGGCTCGGCCGTCGCTGTTCATCACGCATAACGGCTTGGGATTCGACCTGCCGTTTATCAAGAAGCGATCGATCATCCACCAGGTGAAACCGGCCTTCGACGTCAATCTGGCGAAGTTTCGAACCGATCCGGTCTACGATACGATGGCCATCTGGAGCAATTGGGATCAGAGGGGATGGGTCAAGCTCGACGTGCTGGCCAGAGCCTTGAACGTGGAAACGAAGTCAGGGAGCGGGGACCAGGTTGCACAAATGTGGGAGAAAGGGCAGGGACAAGAACTGGCTCTTTACTGTTTGCAAGATACGTTCGTCACGTACGCCTGCTACTGCCGTATGAATTTTCGCCAGCCCCTGTCCCGTGAAGTCGTGCTTCTGCAACCGGAACTCATCGACGTCAGATAG
- the miaB gene encoding tRNA (N6-isopentenyl adenosine(37)-C2)-methylthiotransferase MiaB — protein MSRQQPPQVHLETFGCQMNEYDSELVRSLLTRDGFVFTDDRERADVILMNTCAIRENAHNKVYTHLSDLRALKRQRPLVVGVLGCMAQNLKEELAEKEPLVDVLAGPDSYRHLPELITKAMESQEQGELRRQMAVDLSEYETYDDVAPDRRDGVNAWIAVMRGCDNFCSFCVVPYTRGRERSREPEGIVAEARLAAAEGFKQITLLGQNVNSYRCGDWDFARLLVAVADVPGIERVRFTSPHPKDFPPSLLDAVVSHPKICKHIHLPVQSGNDRILGLMNRTYSRSAYLSLVDQIRSSAPDIVLTTDVIAGFCSESDEEFSDTYRLLEEVRYHAAFIFKYSERKNTIAARKWPDDVPETVKSERVTALADLQRRISHERNRAYLGTTLSVLVEGDAKRSSLQSKGKSDGNITVVWSKESVPADPGQMVRLSVYDCSASTLYAASTGDRACRPKSV, from the coding sequence ATGAGCCGACAACAGCCACCCCAGGTGCACCTCGAGACATTCGGATGTCAGATGAACGAATACGACTCCGAGCTCGTTCGTTCGTTGCTGACGCGCGACGGATTCGTCTTCACCGACGACCGTGAGCGCGCCGATGTCATTCTCATGAATACCTGCGCAATTCGAGAGAATGCCCATAACAAGGTGTACACGCACTTGTCCGATCTTCGCGCGCTCAAACGGCAACGGCCTTTGGTTGTCGGAGTATTGGGCTGCATGGCTCAGAACCTGAAAGAGGAGTTGGCCGAAAAGGAACCGCTGGTGGATGTGCTGGCCGGGCCTGATTCATATCGCCACCTGCCGGAGCTCATCACGAAGGCGATGGAATCCCAGGAACAGGGAGAACTCCGCCGGCAAATGGCGGTCGATCTTTCGGAATATGAAACCTACGACGACGTGGCGCCTGATCGGCGCGATGGAGTGAACGCCTGGATCGCGGTCATGCGCGGCTGCGACAACTTTTGTAGTTTCTGCGTGGTCCCCTACACCAGGGGCCGGGAGCGTTCCCGGGAGCCGGAAGGGATCGTGGCCGAGGCCCGTCTGGCCGCAGCAGAGGGGTTCAAGCAGATCACGTTGCTCGGGCAGAACGTGAATTCCTACCGGTGCGGCGACTGGGACTTTGCCAGACTACTGGTGGCGGTGGCCGACGTACCGGGCATCGAGCGAGTCCGTTTCACCTCGCCCCACCCGAAAGATTTTCCGCCCTCCCTGCTGGACGCAGTGGTGTCGCATCCCAAGATCTGCAAACACATTCACCTGCCGGTCCAGTCTGGAAACGACAGAATCTTGGGATTGATGAACAGAACCTACAGCCGAAGCGCCTATCTGAGTTTGGTGGATCAAATCCGCTCGTCAGCCCCGGACATCGTGCTCACCACCGACGTGATCGCGGGATTTTGCTCGGAGTCCGACGAAGAATTTTCAGATACCTATCGGCTTCTGGAGGAAGTTCGCTACCACGCGGCGTTCATCTTCAAGTATTCCGAGCGCAAGAACACGATCGCGGCGAGAAAATGGCCCGACGATGTCCCTGAAACGGTCAAATCCGAGCGGGTGACGGCATTGGCCGATCTCCAGCGCAGAATCTCCCATGAGCGGAATAGAGCCTATCTCGGCACCACCCTTTCCGTCTTGGTCGAAGGGGACGCCAAACGGTCTTCCCTTCAGAGCAAGGGGAAGAGCGATGGAAACATCACGGTGGTGTGGTCCAAAGAGTCCGTTCCCGCCGATCCGGGACAGATGGTCCGATTGTCCGTTTACGATTGCTCTGCATCGACCCTGTATGCTGCTTCCACCGGGGATCGGGCTTGCAGGCCCAAGTCTGTTTGA
- the mtaB gene encoding tRNA (N(6)-L-threonylcarbamoyladenosine(37)-C(2))-methylthiotransferase MtaB, giving the protein MKRASLHTLGCRLNQAETSVLESQLRKEGYELVAFGQPTDLLVVNTCSVTKEAERTCRYVVRKTLKHSPEAFVAVTGCYAQTGWQELRSMAGVDLIVGNQFKWDLPAMLPATEHLRKAPKPEVVHSKTIDRDDFILPDYGTPHSTRASVKIQDGCNVMCSFCLIPFARGHERSRVLEDAIREATLLAAAGYREIVLTGVNIGRYQQDGRDLLALIDALERIDGLERIRISSIEPTTIDDGLIERMAASSKLCPYLHVPLQSGDDTILSAMNRPYRVKDFAKLIERVVRAVPSLGLGTDVMVGFPGESEGAFLNTVRLAETLPFSYLHVFPFSPRPGTAALRMNGSVAPGLVRDRATRLAALDRAKRMWFAERHIGSTLPILFEAGETDGFASGTAPNFLRVAVAASDYLTSTTRSVRISAASERWAVGQVLPARHESKAPQTLSLVSIS; this is encoded by the coding sequence ATGAAACGAGCATCCCTGCATACGTTGGGCTGTCGACTGAATCAGGCGGAAACCTCCGTGCTCGAATCCCAATTGCGCAAGGAAGGTTACGAACTCGTGGCCTTCGGTCAACCGACCGATTTGTTGGTGGTGAACACCTGCTCGGTTACGAAGGAAGCGGAACGTACCTGCCGTTACGTCGTGCGGAAGACCCTTAAACATTCGCCCGAGGCGTTTGTCGCCGTGACCGGTTGTTACGCCCAGACCGGCTGGCAGGAACTGCGCTCGATGGCGGGCGTCGACCTGATCGTCGGCAATCAATTTAAATGGGATCTTCCGGCGATGCTTCCCGCCACCGAGCACCTGCGAAAAGCTCCCAAGCCCGAGGTGGTGCACAGCAAGACGATCGACCGGGATGATTTCATCCTTCCCGATTACGGGACCCCCCATTCGACGAGGGCATCCGTAAAGATCCAGGACGGATGCAACGTGATGTGCAGCTTTTGTCTCATCCCGTTTGCCCGCGGACATGAGCGAAGCCGCGTGTTGGAAGACGCGATCCGGGAGGCGACTCTGCTCGCGGCGGCAGGATACCGCGAGATCGTACTAACCGGCGTGAACATCGGCCGGTACCAACAGGACGGCAGGGATCTGCTTGCGCTTATCGACGCGCTGGAACGGATCGATGGGTTGGAGCGGATCAGGATCTCTTCTATCGAACCGACGACGATTGATGACGGGCTGATCGAGCGAATGGCCGCTTCCTCGAAGCTCTGTCCCTATCTGCACGTCCCGCTGCAGAGCGGGGACGACACCATCTTGTCGGCCATGAACCGTCCCTATCGCGTGAAGGACTTCGCAAAGCTGATCGAACGAGTGGTTCGGGCGGTTCCATCGCTCGGATTAGGCACGGACGTGATGGTCGGATTTCCCGGAGAATCCGAGGGGGCGTTTCTTAATACCGTCCGCTTGGCGGAAACCCTCCCCTTTTCCTATCTTCACGTGTTTCCGTTCTCCCCGAGACCCGGCACGGCCGCCCTGCGAATGAACGGATCCGTCGCTCCGGGATTGGTTCGCGACCGCGCAACGAGACTGGCGGCGCTGGATCGTGCCAAGCGGATGTGGTTTGCGGAACGTCATATCGGATCGACTCTTCCCATTCTTTTTGAAGCGGGAGAAACCGACGGCTTTGCCTCGGGCACGGCGCCGAATTTTCTGCGCGTCGCGGTGGCGGCTTCCGACTACCTGACCAGCACCACTCGGTCCGTCCGCATCTCGGCCGCGTCCGAGCGATGGGCCGTCGGACAAGTCCTACCTGCCCGACATGAGTCCAAGGCCCCGCAAACCTTGTCTTTGGTATCGATCTCATGA